The Pseudanabaena sp. ABRG5-3 genome includes the window AACTTAGTACAATGTAGTATTTCTTTTAATAAAAAAAAAGGAACACTACGAGGAATGCATTTACAACTCCCTCCATCATCAGAGACGAAACTTGTACGTTGTACGAGAGGGGCGATCTATGACGTTATTATAGATCTCCGTTTAGATTCTACAACCTATTTACAGTGGATAGCTATTACCCTTACTGCTGAAAATAGTAAAGCTCTATATATTCCAAAAGGTTTTGCTCATGGCTTTCAAACATTGGAAGATAACACCGAAATCTTTTATCAGATGTCCGATTTCTACAGCCCTAATTGTGCTATTGGATTTCGCTGGAATGATCCAATATTTAAGATTCAATGGTTAGAAGAAATTAGTGTTATATCTGAGCGTGATCAGCAATACAAAGACTATACTCCAGCAATGATTACTCAGTAACAACAAGAATAATCGCAAGAAAAATTAATAAACCTTTCCTGTAATAAAACAGGCTTTTTAAGGTGTCTTTGTGTTAAGCCTTAAATTTAAGAAAACTGAAATTATCTAAAGTAGTAAATATGCTTGACAACTAGGAGAGCCAAATGAATACACAACAAATTAGCTTAAAAATGTATGATCTCATTGAAGAGCTATATCCAATTTGTCGTAGTATAACTGGCGAGGGAGTTCGTCAATCACTACATATACTACAAAAGCACATTCCGTTAGAAATCCATGAAGTTCCCACAGGAACAAAAGTATTTGATTGGGAAGTTCCTAAAGAGTGGAATATTCAAGATGCGTATGTAAAAAATCAATATGGACAGAAAGTGATTGATTTTCAGAAGTCAAACCTTCATATAGTGAACTACAGTATCCCAACTCATCGAACGATGTCTTTGGCAGATTTAAGTAACCATTTATTTACACTCCCAGAACATCCTCACTGGATTCCCTACCGAACTTCTTACTATCATGAAACTTGGGGGTTTTGCCTTAGTTACAATGATTTTATAACCCTCGAAGATGGCGAATACGAGGTCTACATTGATTCTTCTCTTCAGGATGGATATCTCACCTATGGAGAATATTACTTGTCTGGAGAAACTGATGAAGAAATTATATTTTCATGCCATATCTGCCATCCATCTCTTTGTAATGACAATTTATCAGGTATAGCTTTATCAACATTTTTAGCCAAACATA containing:
- the rfbC gene encoding dTDP-4-dehydrorhamnose 3,5-epimerase, producing MLFTQTGLEGAYIVEPEKLQDDRGFFARTWCQKEFQTRNLDANLVQCSISFNKKKGTLRGMHLQLPPSSETKLVRCTRGAIYDVIIDLRLDSTTYLQWIAITLTAENSKALYIPKGFAHGFQTLEDNTEIFYQMSDFYSPNCAIGFRWNDPIFKIQWLEEISVISERDQQYKDYTPAMITQ